A stretch of the Pan troglodytes isolate AG18354 chromosome 20, NHGRI_mPanTro3-v2.0_pri, whole genome shotgun sequence genome encodes the following:
- the ZNF614 gene encoding zinc finger protein 614 isoform X1, with translation MIKTQESLTLEDVAVEFSWEEWQLLDTAQKNLYRDVMVENYNHLVSLGYQTSKPDVLSKLAHGQEPWITDAKIQNKNCPGIGKVDSHLQEHSPNQRLLKSVQQCNGQNTLRNIVHLSKTHFPIVQNHDTFDLYRKNLKSSLSLINQKRRHGINNPVEFIGGEKTLLHGKHERTHTKTRFSENAKCIHTKFQVFKHQRTQKIEKPHACIECEQTFLRKSQLIYHENICIQENPGSGQCEKLSRSVLFTKHLKTNTTDKICIPNEYRKGSTVKSSLITHQQTHTEEKSYMCSECGKGFTMKRYLIAHQRTHSGEKPYVCKECGKGFTVKSNLIVHQRTHTGEKPYICSECGKGFTMKRYLVVHQRTHTGEKPYMCSECGKGFTVKSNLIVHQRSHTGEKSYICSECGKGFTVKRTLIIHQRTHTGEKSYICNECGKGFTTKRTLIIHQRTHTGEKPYECNECGKAFSQKICLIQHERCHTGKTPFVCTECGKSYSHKYGLITHQRIHTGEKPYECNECGKAFTTKSVLNVHQRTHTGERPYGCSDCEKAFSHLSNLVKHKKMHTREMGRISQVENSCNGESQLLPYK, from the exons GAATCACTGACCCTGGAGGATGTGGCTGTGGAATTCAGCTGGGAGGAGTGGCAGCTCCTGGACACTGCTCAGAAGAACCTGTACCGGGATGTGATGGTGGAGAACTATAACCACCTAGTATCACTGG GGTATCAAACTAGCAAACCAGATGTACTCTCCAAGTTGGCACATGGACAAGAACCATGGATAACAGATGCtaaaattcagaataaaaattGTCCAG GAATCGGGAAAGTTGACAGTCATCTGCAAGAGCACTCTCCAAACCAAAGACTTCTGAAGAGCGTGCAGCAATGCAATGGACAGAATACACTTAGAAATATTGTACATCTCAGCAAGACACATTTTCCTATAGTGCAAAATCATGATACATTTGACTTGTacagaaaaaatttgaaatcaagtTTAAGTTTAATCAACCAGAAGAGAAGACATGGAATAAATAACCCTGTTGAGTTTATTGGAGGTGAGAAAACACTTCTACATGGTAAGCATGAACGTACGCATACTAAAACTAGATTTTCTGAAAATGCAAAATGTATCCATACTAAATTCCAAGTCTTCAAGCATCAGAGGACTCAGAAAATTGAGAAACCCCATGCATGCATTGAATGTGAGCAAACCTTCCTTAGGAAGTCTCAGCTCATTTACCATGAGAACATTTGTATACAAGAGAATCCTGGAAGTGGTCAATGTGAGAAATTATCCAGAAGTGTCCTGTTCACTAAGCATCTGAAAACTAATACAACAGACAAAATCTGTATACCCAATGAATATAGAAAAGGCTCTACTGTGAAGAGTAGTCTCATTACACATCAACAAACCCATACAGAAGAGAAATCCTATATGTGCAGTGAGTGTGGAAAGGGTTTTACAATGAAGCGCTATCTAATTGCTCATCAGCGAACTCAtagtggagagaaaccttatgtGTGCAAAGAATGTGGAAAAGGTTTCACTGTGAAGAGCAATCTCATTGTACATCAGCGAACTCATACAGGGGAGAAACCCTATATATGCAGTGAATGTGGAAAAGGCTTCACCATGAAGCGCTATCTTGTTGTACATCAGCgaactcatactggagagaaaccctatatgTGCAGTGAATGTGGAAAAGGCTTTACCGTGAAGAGCAATCTCATTGTACATCAGCGCTCCCATACAGGAGAAAAATCTTACATATGCAGCGAATGTGGAAAAGGCTTCACTGTCAAACGCACTCTCATTATACATCAGCGAACTCATACAGGAGAGAAATCTTACATATGCAATGAATGTGGTAAAGGCTTCACCACAAAGCGCACTCTTATTATACATCAGCGAACTCATACAGGagaaaaaccctatgaatgcAATGAATGTGGTAAAGCCTTCAGCCAGAAAATATGCCTCATACAACATGAGAGATGTCATACAGGAAAGACTCCCTTTGTATGTACCGAGTGCGGAAAATCCTATTCACACAAATATGGCCTCATTACccatcagagaattcacacaggagagaaaccttatgagtgcaatgaatgtggaaaagccttcacCACAAAGTCAGTACTCAATGTACATCAAAGAACGCATACAGGAGAGAGGCCGTATGGATGCAGTGATTGTGAGAAAGCCTTCTCCCACTTATCAAACCTTGTCAAACATAAGAAGATGCACACAAGAGAAATGGGTAGAATCAGTCAAGTTGAAAACTCCTGTAATGGAGAGTCACAGCTCCTTCCTTATAAGTGA
- the ZNF614 gene encoding zinc finger protein 614 isoform X2 has product MVENYNHLVSLGYQTSKPDVLSKLAHGQEPWITDAKIQNKNCPGIGKVDSHLQEHSPNQRLLKSVQQCNGQNTLRNIVHLSKTHFPIVQNHDTFDLYRKNLKSSLSLINQKRRHGINNPVEFIGGEKTLLHGKHERTHTKTRFSENAKCIHTKFQVFKHQRTQKIEKPHACIECEQTFLRKSQLIYHENICIQENPGSGQCEKLSRSVLFTKHLKTNTTDKICIPNEYRKGSTVKSSLITHQQTHTEEKSYMCSECGKGFTMKRYLIAHQRTHSGEKPYVCKECGKGFTVKSNLIVHQRTHTGEKPYICSECGKGFTMKRYLVVHQRTHTGEKPYMCSECGKGFTVKSNLIVHQRSHTGEKSYICSECGKGFTVKRTLIIHQRTHTGEKSYICNECGKGFTTKRTLIIHQRTHTGEKPYECNECGKAFSQKICLIQHERCHTGKTPFVCTECGKSYSHKYGLITHQRIHTGEKPYECNECGKAFTTKSVLNVHQRTHTGERPYGCSDCEKAFSHLSNLVKHKKMHTREMGRISQVENSCNGESQLLPYK; this is encoded by the exons ATGGTGGAGAACTATAACCACCTAGTATCACTGG GGTATCAAACTAGCAAACCAGATGTACTCTCCAAGTTGGCACATGGACAAGAACCATGGATAACAGATGCtaaaattcagaataaaaattGTCCAG GAATCGGGAAAGTTGACAGTCATCTGCAAGAGCACTCTCCAAACCAAAGACTTCTGAAGAGCGTGCAGCAATGCAATGGACAGAATACACTTAGAAATATTGTACATCTCAGCAAGACACATTTTCCTATAGTGCAAAATCATGATACATTTGACTTGTacagaaaaaatttgaaatcaagtTTAAGTTTAATCAACCAGAAGAGAAGACATGGAATAAATAACCCTGTTGAGTTTATTGGAGGTGAGAAAACACTTCTACATGGTAAGCATGAACGTACGCATACTAAAACTAGATTTTCTGAAAATGCAAAATGTATCCATACTAAATTCCAAGTCTTCAAGCATCAGAGGACTCAGAAAATTGAGAAACCCCATGCATGCATTGAATGTGAGCAAACCTTCCTTAGGAAGTCTCAGCTCATTTACCATGAGAACATTTGTATACAAGAGAATCCTGGAAGTGGTCAATGTGAGAAATTATCCAGAAGTGTCCTGTTCACTAAGCATCTGAAAACTAATACAACAGACAAAATCTGTATACCCAATGAATATAGAAAAGGCTCTACTGTGAAGAGTAGTCTCATTACACATCAACAAACCCATACAGAAGAGAAATCCTATATGTGCAGTGAGTGTGGAAAGGGTTTTACAATGAAGCGCTATCTAATTGCTCATCAGCGAACTCAtagtggagagaaaccttatgtGTGCAAAGAATGTGGAAAAGGTTTCACTGTGAAGAGCAATCTCATTGTACATCAGCGAACTCATACAGGGGAGAAACCCTATATATGCAGTGAATGTGGAAAAGGCTTCACCATGAAGCGCTATCTTGTTGTACATCAGCgaactcatactggagagaaaccctatatgTGCAGTGAATGTGGAAAAGGCTTTACCGTGAAGAGCAATCTCATTGTACATCAGCGCTCCCATACAGGAGAAAAATCTTACATATGCAGCGAATGTGGAAAAGGCTTCACTGTCAAACGCACTCTCATTATACATCAGCGAACTCATACAGGAGAGAAATCTTACATATGCAATGAATGTGGTAAAGGCTTCACCACAAAGCGCACTCTTATTATACATCAGCGAACTCATACAGGagaaaaaccctatgaatgcAATGAATGTGGTAAAGCCTTCAGCCAGAAAATATGCCTCATACAACATGAGAGATGTCATACAGGAAAGACTCCCTTTGTATGTACCGAGTGCGGAAAATCCTATTCACACAAATATGGCCTCATTACccatcagagaattcacacaggagagaaaccttatgagtgcaatgaatgtggaaaagccttcacCACAAAGTCAGTACTCAATGTACATCAAAGAACGCATACAGGAGAGAGGCCGTATGGATGCAGTGATTGTGAGAAAGCCTTCTCCCACTTATCAAACCTTGTCAAACATAAGAAGATGCACACAAGAGAAATGGGTAGAATCAGTCAAGTTGAAAACTCCTGTAATGGAGAGTCACAGCTCCTTCCTTATAAGTGA